In the Drosophila takahashii strain IR98-3 E-12201 chromosome 3R, DtakHiC1v2, whole genome shotgun sequence genome, one interval contains:
- the CRAT gene encoding carnitine O-acetyltransferase isoform X1 encodes MYKDQSTSLERILEKPHAEMKFGGNGKLLWNLTKSSLAQQSQNGIAKRVLTASSYSTAKKISTLEQPNLLKYHVLPLEETLNRFMTTVEPLLTPEELERQKAITAEFLKNQGRDLQQLLEETGSKEKNWLAHRWLKAAYLQYRDPVTVFVSPGMTFPQQNFKDTRAFVDYTSRVIFGLGEFNDMVHANKIPIVKMGKNELDNSQFGKVFGTCRIPRRGTDEIVYNPGSDYVVVIYKNHFYQLKIYSKEEKLIAAPCLAAQLEDIMSKETKVGVPYGILTTDSRDNWSEAYEYLSDSPGNREALKTIQSALFTVSLDESTPLKEGEEVNELILSLIHGSGSKTNSGNRWMDKTIQLVVNPNGNVGFTYEHSPAEGQPIAMMMDYVVQKMKEDPNFGERGSEDFTPAQKILISSSNKNLQQSLTVAQENVDKLADALQMKVLKFDGFGKDFIKKQRLGPDSFIQIALQLAFFKMHCEPPAQYESAHLRIFDGGRTETIRSCSNESLAFSRAMQDPKATDQERAKKLREAVVSHQTYAKLALQGKGVDRHLLGLKLMALENSKPVPEFFKSPGVVKSSHFRMSTSQVATKYDAFMGYGPATDDGYACCYNPRETDIILAISAWRHCPITDHLKFAKVLEQSFFEMKNILEKNPPEPKSKL; translated from the exons ATGTACAAAGATCAAAG CACATCGCTTGAGAGAATCCTCGAAAAACCCCACGCCGAGATGAAGTTCGGAGGCAATGGAAAGCTTTTATGGAACTTG ACCAAAAGCTCGCTTGCTCAGCAGTCTCAAAATGGGATCGCCAAAAGAGTGCTAACCGCCAGCAGCTACAGCACCGCAAAGAAGATTTCGACCTTGGAGCAGCCAAACCTCCTCAAGTACCATGTCCTGCCGCTCGAAGAAACGCTAAACCGCTTTATGACCACTGTGGAACCTTTGCTGACTCCCGAGGAACTGGAACGGCAAAAGGCGATCACCGCTGAGTTCTTGAAGAATCAAGGACGTGATTTGCAGCAGCTCCTGGAAGAAACCGGCAGCAAGGAGAAGAATTGGTTGGCCCACCGATGGCTAAAAGCTGCCTACCTGCAATATCGAGATCCAGTGACTGTCTTCGTGAGTCCCGGCATGACCTTCCCCCAACAAAACTTCAAGGACACGCGAGCTTTTGTGGACTATACATCCAGAGTTATCTTTGGATTGGGCGAGTTCAACGACATGGTGCATGCCAATAAAATTCCCATTGTTAAAATGGGCAAGAACGAGCTGGACAACAGCCAGTTTGGCAAAGTATTCGGCACATGTCGGATACCCAGAAGGGGTACGGACGAGATCGTCTATAATCCAGGATCCGACTATGTGGTGGTGATCTACAAGAATCACTTCTACCAACTGAAAATTTACAGCAAGGAGGAAAAGCTCATTGCTGCTCCATGCCTAGCTGCTCAACTGGAAGATATCATGTCGAAGGAAACAAAAGTGGGAGTTCCCTATGGTATTTTAACCACCGACTCGAGAGACAACTGGTCGGAGGCCTATGAATATCTGTCAGATTCACCTGGCAACAGGGAGGCCCTTAAGACCATTCAGAGTGCTCTGTTCACTGTGTCACTGGACGAGTCTACCCCCTTAAAGGAAGGCGAAGAGGTCAACGAACTGATTCTATCGCTGATCCATGGAAGTGGCAGCAAAACCAACAGTGGCAACCGCTGGATGGACAAGACGATTCAGCTGGTGGTCAACCCCAACGGAAACGTTGGATTCACCTATGAGCACTCGCCAGCTGAGGGCCAGCCCATCGCGATGATGATGGACTATGTGGTACAGAAGAT GAAGGAAGATCCTAACTTCGGCGAACGCGGATCTGAGGACTTTACCCCTGCGCAGAAAATACTCATTTCATCGAGCAATAAAAACCTACAGCAATCATTGACCGTCGCTCAGGAAAACGTCGATAAACTTGCCGATGCGCTGCAGATGAAGGTTCTCAAGTTCGACGGTTTTGGAAAGGATTTCATCAAGAAACAGCGACTGGGGCCAGACAGCTTTATTCAGATAGCGCTGCAATTGGCCTTCTTCAA AATGCATTGTGAACCACCTGCACAATACGAGTCGGCACACTTGCGCATATTCGATGGCGGTCGAACTGAAACCATACGGTCTTGTTCCAATGAATCCTTGGCCTTTTCTCGGGCTATGCAGGATCCGAAGGCCACAGACCAGGAGAGGGCCAAGAAACTTCGTGAGGCAGTTGTGTCTCATCAGACCTACGCTAAGCTAGCTCTTCAGGGCAAAGGAGTCGATCGTCACCTGCTTGGCCTAAAGCTGATGGCTCTGGAGAATAGCAAGCCTGTTCCAGAGTTCTTTAAATCGCCGGGCGTTGTGAAGTCAAGTCACTTCCGCATGTCCACCTCACAGGTGGCCACTAAATATGATGCTTTCATGGGATATGGGCCTGCAACAGACGATGGATATGCTTGCTGCTATAATCCCCGTGAAACTGACATCATTTTGGCCATATCTGCTTGGCGCCATTGTCCGATAACAGATCACTTGAAATTCGCTAAGGTCCTTGAGCAGTCCTTTTTCGAAATGAAGAATATTCTAGAGAAGAATCCTCCTGAGCCAAAGTCCAAATTGTAA
- the CRAT gene encoding carnitine O-acetyltransferase isoform X2 encodes MKFGGNGKLLWNLTKSSLAQQSQNGIAKRVLTASSYSTAKKISTLEQPNLLKYHVLPLEETLNRFMTTVEPLLTPEELERQKAITAEFLKNQGRDLQQLLEETGSKEKNWLAHRWLKAAYLQYRDPVTVFVSPGMTFPQQNFKDTRAFVDYTSRVIFGLGEFNDMVHANKIPIVKMGKNELDNSQFGKVFGTCRIPRRGTDEIVYNPGSDYVVVIYKNHFYQLKIYSKEEKLIAAPCLAAQLEDIMSKETKVGVPYGILTTDSRDNWSEAYEYLSDSPGNREALKTIQSALFTVSLDESTPLKEGEEVNELILSLIHGSGSKTNSGNRWMDKTIQLVVNPNGNVGFTYEHSPAEGQPIAMMMDYVVQKMKEDPNFGERGSEDFTPAQKILISSSNKNLQQSLTVAQENVDKLADALQMKVLKFDGFGKDFIKKQRLGPDSFIQIALQLAFFKMHCEPPAQYESAHLRIFDGGRTETIRSCSNESLAFSRAMQDPKATDQERAKKLREAVVSHQTYAKLALQGKGVDRHLLGLKLMALENSKPVPEFFKSPGVVKSSHFRMSTSQVATKYDAFMGYGPATDDGYACCYNPRETDIILAISAWRHCPITDHLKFAKVLEQSFFEMKNILEKNPPEPKSKL; translated from the exons ATGAAGTTCGGAGGCAATGGAAAGCTTTTATGGAACTTG ACCAAAAGCTCGCTTGCTCAGCAGTCTCAAAATGGGATCGCCAAAAGAGTGCTAACCGCCAGCAGCTACAGCACCGCAAAGAAGATTTCGACCTTGGAGCAGCCAAACCTCCTCAAGTACCATGTCCTGCCGCTCGAAGAAACGCTAAACCGCTTTATGACCACTGTGGAACCTTTGCTGACTCCCGAGGAACTGGAACGGCAAAAGGCGATCACCGCTGAGTTCTTGAAGAATCAAGGACGTGATTTGCAGCAGCTCCTGGAAGAAACCGGCAGCAAGGAGAAGAATTGGTTGGCCCACCGATGGCTAAAAGCTGCCTACCTGCAATATCGAGATCCAGTGACTGTCTTCGTGAGTCCCGGCATGACCTTCCCCCAACAAAACTTCAAGGACACGCGAGCTTTTGTGGACTATACATCCAGAGTTATCTTTGGATTGGGCGAGTTCAACGACATGGTGCATGCCAATAAAATTCCCATTGTTAAAATGGGCAAGAACGAGCTGGACAACAGCCAGTTTGGCAAAGTATTCGGCACATGTCGGATACCCAGAAGGGGTACGGACGAGATCGTCTATAATCCAGGATCCGACTATGTGGTGGTGATCTACAAGAATCACTTCTACCAACTGAAAATTTACAGCAAGGAGGAAAAGCTCATTGCTGCTCCATGCCTAGCTGCTCAACTGGAAGATATCATGTCGAAGGAAACAAAAGTGGGAGTTCCCTATGGTATTTTAACCACCGACTCGAGAGACAACTGGTCGGAGGCCTATGAATATCTGTCAGATTCACCTGGCAACAGGGAGGCCCTTAAGACCATTCAGAGTGCTCTGTTCACTGTGTCACTGGACGAGTCTACCCCCTTAAAGGAAGGCGAAGAGGTCAACGAACTGATTCTATCGCTGATCCATGGAAGTGGCAGCAAAACCAACAGTGGCAACCGCTGGATGGACAAGACGATTCAGCTGGTGGTCAACCCCAACGGAAACGTTGGATTCACCTATGAGCACTCGCCAGCTGAGGGCCAGCCCATCGCGATGATGATGGACTATGTGGTACAGAAGAT GAAGGAAGATCCTAACTTCGGCGAACGCGGATCTGAGGACTTTACCCCTGCGCAGAAAATACTCATTTCATCGAGCAATAAAAACCTACAGCAATCATTGACCGTCGCTCAGGAAAACGTCGATAAACTTGCCGATGCGCTGCAGATGAAGGTTCTCAAGTTCGACGGTTTTGGAAAGGATTTCATCAAGAAACAGCGACTGGGGCCAGACAGCTTTATTCAGATAGCGCTGCAATTGGCCTTCTTCAA AATGCATTGTGAACCACCTGCACAATACGAGTCGGCACACTTGCGCATATTCGATGGCGGTCGAACTGAAACCATACGGTCTTGTTCCAATGAATCCTTGGCCTTTTCTCGGGCTATGCAGGATCCGAAGGCCACAGACCAGGAGAGGGCCAAGAAACTTCGTGAGGCAGTTGTGTCTCATCAGACCTACGCTAAGCTAGCTCTTCAGGGCAAAGGAGTCGATCGTCACCTGCTTGGCCTAAAGCTGATGGCTCTGGAGAATAGCAAGCCTGTTCCAGAGTTCTTTAAATCGCCGGGCGTTGTGAAGTCAAGTCACTTCCGCATGTCCACCTCACAGGTGGCCACTAAATATGATGCTTTCATGGGATATGGGCCTGCAACAGACGATGGATATGCTTGCTGCTATAATCCCCGTGAAACTGACATCATTTTGGCCATATCTGCTTGGCGCCATTGTCCGATAACAGATCACTTGAAATTCGCTAAGGTCCTTGAGCAGTCCTTTTTCGAAATGAAGAATATTCTAGAGAAGAATCCTCCTGAGCCAAAGTCCAAATTGTAA